One Methylocapsa sp. D3K7 DNA window includes the following coding sequences:
- the glf gene encoding UDP-galactopyranose mutase: MTTYDFLIAGAGFAGATCAERLAASGKRILIIDRRPHIGGNAFDTYDANGILIHPYGPHIFHTNSKRVFAYLSRFTDWRFYEHRVLAQANGKLYPLPINRLTLNALYGLDLDEAGAAAYFEKVRIPKDEIKTSEDVVLASVGEDLCEKFFRGYTRKQWGLDLSELSAGVAARIPTRTNDDDRYFSDTYQFMPAQGYTKMFERMLDHPNIEIRLATDFFAVRASLSAQQIIFTGPIDAYFDYRYGHLPYRSLRFEHEHLSNVARQQQVGTVNYPNDHAYTRITEFKHLTGQTHAGTSIVREYPESKGDPYYPIPRPDNEALFKRYAALAAAEPGVHFAGRLAEYRYYNMDQVVAAALAMTEKKLGVSPA, translated from the coding sequence GTGACCACTTATGATTTCCTTATCGCCGGAGCGGGTTTTGCTGGCGCAACCTGCGCGGAAAGACTCGCGGCCAGCGGCAAACGCATACTCATCATTGACCGCAGACCGCATATCGGCGGCAATGCCTTTGATACCTACGACGCAAACGGGATTCTCATTCATCCTTACGGACCGCATATTTTCCATACCAATTCGAAGCGGGTTTTCGCTTATCTCAGCCGCTTTACCGACTGGCGGTTTTACGAGCATCGGGTGCTTGCTCAGGCCAATGGCAAACTCTACCCCTTGCCAATTAACCGGCTGACATTGAATGCCCTGTATGGTCTCGATCTGGACGAGGCCGGCGCCGCCGCGTATTTCGAGAAAGTCCGAATCCCGAAAGACGAGATCAAGACCAGCGAGGACGTGGTCCTCGCCAGCGTTGGAGAGGATCTCTGTGAAAAATTTTTCCGCGGCTATACACGTAAGCAATGGGGCCTCGACCTCTCAGAACTTTCAGCGGGGGTCGCCGCGCGCATTCCGACACGCACCAATGACGACGACCGCTATTTCTCGGATACGTATCAGTTTATGCCAGCGCAGGGCTATACGAAGATGTTCGAGCGAATGCTCGATCATCCAAACATCGAAATACGACTCGCGACCGATTTTTTCGCCGTTCGCGCGTCACTTTCCGCTCAGCAAATTATCTTCACGGGGCCAATCGACGCTTATTTCGATTACCGTTACGGCCACCTGCCGTACCGCAGTTTGCGCTTTGAACATGAGCATTTGTCCAATGTCGCGCGCCAGCAGCAGGTTGGAACCGTCAACTATCCAAATGATCATGCCTACACCAGAATTACGGAGTTCAAACATCTGACCGGGCAGACTCATGCGGGAACGTCCATTGTCAGGGAATATCCGGAATCGAAGGGCGATCCTTATTACCCGATCCCCCGGCCTGACAACGAAGCACTCTTCAAACGTTATGCCGCATTGGCCGCCGCCGAACCGGGCGTGCATTTTGCGGGCCGCCTTGCCGAATATCGTTATTACAATATGGACCAGGTCGTCGCCGCCGCTCTCGCCATGACCGAGAAAAAGCTTGGCGTCTCGCCCGCTTGA
- a CDS encoding FAD-binding protein, translated as MNFDAKAKLVRFARKPLRQKWRAIKATFRRMTPGKRAAEEEISPAVYAPSSSSPPRLALVGCGEFAVSVHLPALRKLEKAGLVELVALCSRSQESLARASETYQAQGLKKYTSLESVLGDPEIDIVDLVLPIPAVPEAVRASLRAGKHVISEKPCAPTVAQCLDLLSDYALLERRPLWAVAENWRFKNTTLLAEQLIKNSHIGLPETVNFSLITYVGPRNFGWREPPDYPGGHILDWGVHFIALLRRIAGEIDSVSAVVSQRRAHLPPADGVTSVISFARGAEGSFQLSFAAPETGPSVAALTVIGSEGSLEVDFHRNRILLRNSQGERQIDVDDSFNGGVERLLTDCLGVIRHGSPLHSSPSEALRDLAVIEAMIESSRSGRPISPSSLYPALHGSGPQIAIYNGIQIFTPKHIVDCGSVAEVSSAVREAVSAGLRIRPIGVAHSWAPELVTRDVSLRLSQLNRILRVDTKQNTVNVEAGVRLGDLTRALAQRGLALPSLAYITVATIGGAVSTGTHGTSPNWGTLSDSVRSMKMVLASGELRQFGPASPIEELRAARLAVGMLGVIVELELEVVPMPWVRMVELNMDLGQFLAERPAIFARYEHVWGHWRLGADKVRVECFETSAKPAQGFRRYVVGDGAGWNPDGGKPGCGTGQIDVSMQYSVPLSEIDSAVERIRSTQFAALHSGQIVEMKFLKGNSHSFLGPNAECDSVSFNLAWSVDVDVKDEVFAPFEHLMRELHGRPHWGKFHQLPDLDYMKRAFPLWNQFEAVRSRLDPGGTFSIFPAQHL; from the coding sequence ATGAACTTCGATGCTAAAGCGAAGCTAGTCCGCTTCGCACGCAAACCTCTGCGGCAAAAATGGCGGGCGATCAAGGCAACTTTTCGGCGCATGACCCCAGGAAAGCGTGCCGCTGAGGAGGAGATTTCTCCTGCAGTCTATGCGCCCTCGTCAAGTTCGCCGCCACGCTTGGCATTGGTGGGCTGCGGCGAATTCGCTGTCAGCGTGCATCTGCCGGCGTTGCGAAAACTCGAAAAGGCTGGCCTCGTCGAACTCGTGGCCCTGTGCAGTCGGTCGCAAGAGTCGCTGGCTCGCGCGAGCGAGACCTATCAGGCACAAGGCCTGAAAAAATACACAAGTCTCGAGTCTGTCCTCGGCGACCCGGAAATCGATATCGTCGACTTGGTGCTGCCCATACCCGCGGTGCCGGAGGCAGTCCGCGCGTCGTTGCGCGCGGGAAAACATGTCATTAGTGAAAAGCCATGCGCGCCGACGGTTGCGCAGTGCCTCGACTTGTTGAGCGATTATGCCCTCCTTGAACGCCGACCGCTTTGGGCGGTGGCGGAAAATTGGCGCTTCAAAAACACCACCCTATTAGCAGAGCAATTAATTAAAAATAGTCATATCGGGCTGCCCGAAACCGTTAACTTTTCCTTGATAACCTATGTGGGGCCTAGGAATTTCGGCTGGCGGGAACCCCCTGATTACCCGGGCGGGCATATCCTGGATTGGGGCGTTCATTTCATCGCGCTGCTGCGTCGGATCGCTGGGGAGATTGATTCCGTCAGCGCCGTCGTCAGTCAACGCAGGGCGCATCTTCCGCCGGCTGACGGCGTTACCTCGGTAATTTCCTTCGCGAGGGGAGCGGAGGGCAGCTTTCAACTCTCTTTTGCCGCACCGGAGACCGGACCCTCCGTTGCGGCGCTCACAGTGATCGGTTCGGAGGGATCTCTTGAAGTTGACTTTCACCGCAACCGGATTCTGCTCAGAAATTCACAGGGCGAGCGGCAGATCGACGTAGACGATTCTTTCAATGGCGGTGTCGAACGACTCCTGACAGATTGCTTGGGGGTCATTCGACATGGCTCGCCGCTTCACAGTTCTCCCTCTGAGGCACTTCGCGATTTGGCGGTCATCGAGGCGATGATCGAATCAAGTCGAAGCGGGAGGCCGATCAGCCCATCTTCTCTTTATCCGGCATTGCACGGGAGCGGCCCGCAGATTGCCATCTACAACGGCATCCAGATCTTTACGCCTAAACATATCGTCGACTGCGGTTCGGTGGCGGAGGTCAGCTCGGCTGTGCGTGAGGCTGTCTCGGCGGGATTGCGGATCCGGCCCATAGGGGTGGCGCACTCGTGGGCACCCGAACTGGTGACACGCGATGTCAGCCTGCGGCTGAGCCAATTGAACCGAATCCTGCGCGTGGACACAAAGCAGAACACCGTCAACGTGGAGGCCGGCGTCCGCCTCGGCGATCTCACTCGTGCTCTGGCTCAACGCGGCCTCGCGCTGCCCTCGCTTGCCTATATTACGGTTGCTACTATCGGCGGTGCTGTGTCAACCGGTACACACGGGACCAGCCCGAATTGGGGAACGTTGTCCGACTCCGTCAGATCAATGAAGATGGTGCTTGCCTCAGGAGAACTGAGACAATTTGGCCCGGCATCCCCTATCGAAGAACTCCGCGCTGCCAGGTTGGCGGTGGGCATGTTGGGAGTGATTGTTGAACTGGAACTGGAAGTCGTACCGATGCCGTGGGTTCGGATGGTCGAACTCAATATGGATTTGGGGCAATTCCTTGCTGAGCGGCCCGCAATTTTTGCTCGCTACGAACACGTGTGGGGTCACTGGCGCCTTGGTGCCGACAAAGTCCGGGTGGAGTGCTTCGAAACATCGGCGAAACCGGCCCAAGGCTTTCGCCGCTACGTCGTTGGCGACGGCGCCGGTTGGAACCCGGATGGGGGGAAGCCTGGGTGTGGCACAGGTCAAATTGACGTGAGTATGCAATACAGCGTTCCACTTTCGGAAATTGATTCCGCGGTGGAGCGTATACGGAGCACCCAATTTGCGGCTTTGCACAGCGGGCAGATTGTAGAAATGAAATTTCTCAAGGGCAACAGCCATTCTTTCCTCGGGCCGAATGCCGAATGTGATAGCGTTTCGTTCAATCTTGCGTGGTCGGTCGACGTGGATGTTAAGGACGAGGTATTCGCCCCGTTCGAGCACCTGATGCGCGAGTTACACGGACGGCCACATTGGGGCAAGTTTCACCAGTTGCCTGATCTGGATTACATGAAGAGGGCTTTCCCACTATGGAACCAGTTTGAGGCCGTGAGGTCCCGTCTTGACCCTGGCGGAACCTTTTCTATCTTTCCCGCGCAGCACCTATGA
- a CDS encoding flippase: MQASVYIVPLITTPYLARTLGVANFGLLGVASAIVSYVSLLSDWGFAFTATRETARHAGDPVALRKILWDTLLAKGMLCGVGLTIFLIVISIVPQWRGIVPLLLIYALTPITGVFGVGWFLQGMEKMVGYATVSLIGRFTYVPLILLFVHSPQDVLIVAAIQSGTSVVSVIASLVVASRKVPLLPIHLDFRAALRQIKLGMPVFISTGGISLYTQSNIILVGTIAGPIQAGLYSGGEKIQRALQGLAGPISAAVYPRINNLLVSNPGEAHKLMRWTLIGQGGLTLCMSIAMFLSADIITTVFLGNQYANAVPVIRWLSAIPFLTGINNSLGVNMMFPFGMNAEVARITVASGVFNLVMLSLLTYEMGAVGAAISIVMTEIFVTLAEAWIIYAKRKVVFSK, encoded by the coding sequence TTGCAAGCCAGCGTCTACATAGTTCCGCTCATCACGACTCCTTATCTCGCGCGAACTCTCGGTGTGGCCAATTTTGGCCTTCTGGGAGTGGCCTCGGCCATCGTCAGCTACGTCTCGCTCCTCAGCGATTGGGGATTCGCATTCACGGCGACACGAGAGACCGCTCGCCACGCCGGGGACCCCGTCGCTCTGCGCAAAATTTTATGGGATACTCTGCTTGCCAAGGGGATGCTCTGCGGCGTTGGCCTCACGATTTTTCTCATAGTTATATCAATAGTTCCGCAATGGCGCGGAATAGTGCCGCTGCTCCTGATATACGCGTTGACCCCAATCACTGGCGTTTTTGGCGTGGGCTGGTTTTTGCAGGGTATGGAGAAAATGGTTGGCTATGCAACCGTTTCTCTCATCGGCCGCTTCACCTACGTCCCTCTCATCTTGTTGTTCGTTCATTCGCCACAAGATGTTCTCATCGTTGCAGCGATCCAAAGCGGAACCTCGGTCGTTTCCGTCATCGCGTCGCTGGTGGTGGCCAGCCGCAAAGTGCCGCTTTTGCCTATCCATCTCGACTTTAGGGCGGCGTTGCGGCAGATCAAACTAGGCATGCCTGTGTTCATCTCAACGGGCGGGATTAGCCTCTACACCCAGTCCAACATCATTCTCGTCGGAACAATCGCAGGCCCCATTCAAGCCGGTCTTTATAGCGGCGGGGAGAAGATACAAAGAGCACTGCAAGGTCTCGCCGGGCCGATCAGCGCGGCAGTCTATCCCCGTATTAACAATTTGTTGGTTTCAAACCCTGGTGAAGCGCATAAACTTATGAGATGGACACTCATCGGCCAAGGCGGTTTGACATTGTGTATGAGCATCGCAATGTTCCTTTCTGCCGATATCATCACGACTGTGTTTCTCGGCAATCAGTATGCGAACGCCGTCCCGGTTATTCGCTGGTTGTCGGCCATTCCATTTTTGACCGGGATTAATAACTCCCTGGGAGTGAACATGATGTTTCCCTTCGGGATGAACGCGGAAGTTGCCCGCATCACGGTGGCAAGCGGAGTTTTCAATCTCGTGATGCTCTCATTGTTGACCTATGAAATGGGAGCCGTCGGAGCTGCGATTTCCATCGTCATGACCGAAATATTCGTCACATTGGCAGAGGCCTGGATAATCTATGCAAAACGAAAGGTTGTTTTTTCAAAGTGA
- a CDS encoding class I SAM-dependent methyltransferase — protein MKALASRLVNRFSGRLSKPRPFTKNTDSFDLREIATFVAALESASYYTKHMLKCKSFECAPDLLTHALSLVKLPGIICEFGVATGTTINHIARLSGGRIIHGFDGFTGLPEDWRSGFQAGKFAQHIPAVEKNVTLHVGLFSETLPQFVSSLQEDVAFLHVDCDLYSSTKEIFFYLGNRIKPGTVIVFDEYMNFPGWKNDEWKAFREFISSSKLKYKYVGLVPSHQQVAVVIE, from the coding sequence ATGAAAGCCTTGGCAAGTAGGTTGGTGAACCGCTTCTCAGGACGCCTTTCTAAGCCCCGTCCTTTTACAAAAAACACAGATTCATTTGATTTACGAGAGATTGCAACTTTCGTAGCGGCTCTTGAATCCGCTAGTTACTATACGAAGCATATGCTCAAATGTAAGTCATTTGAATGCGCTCCGGACTTACTCACGCACGCTTTATCCTTGGTGAAACTTCCTGGCATTATTTGTGAATTTGGCGTGGCAACGGGAACGACGATAAACCATATTGCGCGCCTCTCGGGAGGCAGGATCATCCATGGATTCGATGGGTTCACCGGTTTACCCGAGGATTGGCGAAGCGGGTTTCAAGCGGGCAAATTTGCTCAACACATACCCGCTGTGGAAAAAAACGTCACATTGCATGTTGGGCTGTTTTCAGAAACTTTGCCTCAGTTTGTTTCATCTCTCCAAGAGGATGTGGCTTTTCTTCACGTTGACTGCGATCTCTACTCGTCCACCAAAGAAATATTTTTCTATTTGGGAAACAGAATAAAGCCAGGGACAGTCATCGTTTTTGATGAATATATGAATTTTCCAGGATGGAAAAATGATGAATGGAAAGCATTTCGTGAATTTATTTCGTCATCGAAGCTCAAATATAAATATGTCGGCTTGGTGCCTTCGCATCAACAAGTTGCCGTCGTGATTGAATAA
- a CDS encoding DUF707 domain-containing protein: MSRRNLVVVRAGDSSLHPHWLAGDSGRNWDLAVSYFGDDPDLYKIEDVTRIDGKGPKWQGLHDVFIKHPEFLARYDYILLPDDDLMASKDDLNRLFDICKAHGLEIGHPTLTWNSYYAHLITLRNAGTRLRYTNFVEVMAPCLTKALLNKTLGYFAGTLSGWGLEQAWAKFAGPMKMALIDEVAVRHTRPVGGPNYKALRDKNISPWDELRGLCRTLGIDEQPIIETYGAILANGRHIERAHNERAFDFRMLAGWLLALKETLPVNRRALARRMAGYTYKALKQMPDRVIDYG; this comes from the coding sequence ATGTCGAGACGCAATTTAGTCGTTGTCAGGGCGGGCGATAGTTCATTGCATCCGCATTGGCTCGCAGGCGACAGCGGCCGCAACTGGGATCTCGCCGTCAGTTATTTTGGCGACGACCCGGACTTATATAAAATCGAGGACGTGACGCGGATCGACGGAAAAGGCCCCAAATGGCAGGGTCTTCATGACGTTTTCATCAAGCATCCGGAATTCCTTGCCCGCTATGATTATATTTTGTTGCCCGACGATGATCTGATGGCGTCGAAGGACGACCTCAACCGCCTATTCGATATATGCAAGGCTCATGGCCTTGAGATTGGCCATCCAACGCTCACTTGGAATAGCTATTACGCCCACCTCATTACCCTCCGCAACGCCGGCACGCGCCTGCGCTACACCAATTTTGTGGAAGTGATGGCGCCGTGCCTTACGAAAGCGCTGCTCAATAAGACCTTGGGCTATTTCGCCGGGACCCTGAGCGGATGGGGCCTCGAGCAGGCATGGGCGAAGTTCGCCGGTCCCATGAAAATGGCACTCATCGACGAGGTCGCAGTGCGTCATACGCGTCCCGTCGGTGGCCCCAACTACAAGGCTTTGCGCGACAAAAACATCTCGCCGTGGGACGAACTGCGAGGGCTTTGCCGAACGCTCGGTATCGATGAACAGCCAATCATTGAAACCTATGGCGCGATCCTGGCCAATGGACGCCACATCGAACGCGCGCACAATGAGAGGGCCTTCGATTTCCGCATGCTCGCGGGCTGGCTGTTGGCGCTCAAGGAAACGCTGCCGGTGAACCGGCGTGCCCTTGCCCGGCGCATGGCAGGTTACACCTACAAAGCCTTGAAGCAAATGCCTGACCGGGTCATCGATTACGGTTGA
- a CDS encoding copper chaperone PCu(A)C: MRVRLLLSALTAALIAVLASAATAHQEVAGNLKIGHPWIHEAAAGAPSTYACIIEIKNDGDEPETLLGATVDGAGPGVLYQIIEKDGKFNSTPVEQGLLIKPHGSIELSPSTYQFRFKNITKALTEDSMVEGTLVFEKLHSVPVHFMVEPDDTAPKEEADHDHDDHDHHKM, encoded by the coding sequence ATGAGGGTCCGTTTGTTGCTGTCCGCGCTGACCGCCGCGCTTATCGCCGTGCTCGCTTCTGCCGCCACTGCGCACCAAGAAGTCGCGGGCAATTTGAAGATCGGTCATCCTTGGATTCATGAGGCCGCGGCGGGGGCTCCGAGCACCTATGCTTGCATCATCGAAATCAAAAACGACGGCGACGAACCGGAAACCTTGCTCGGCGCGACGGTGGATGGAGCCGGTCCCGGTGTGTTGTATCAAATCATCGAGAAAGACGGCAAATTCAATTCGACGCCGGTCGAACAAGGGCTGCTTATTAAACCGCATGGCAGCATCGAGTTGAGCCCGAGCACCTATCAATTTCGATTTAAGAATATCACCAAAGCTTTGACCGAGGATTCGATGGTCGAGGGGACACTCGTGTTCGAGAAATTGCACAGCGTTCCGGTCCATTTCATGGTCGAACCAGACGATACCGCCCCCAAAGAAGAAGCCGACCATGATCATGACGACCACGATCATCACAAGATGTGA
- a CDS encoding class I SAM-dependent methyltransferase, whose protein sequence is MTEVVAPEAGPATSQVERLFSGSIGAEYHMLDLICPAAAAMSKRVGDFVASLSFDAANCQTSLSAFEIGCGTGTTTLGLLESRRGLTILAADNEPAMLSQAQRNLSRFIDEGRLRLVETDALTALRELAANSQHVVASAYAVHNFKDSYRDLVLTEIFRVLRPGSMFVNGDRYALDNIAGQTRLTQEEAHGYFKVFSAINRFDLLEQWVLHLFSDESADHIMRLSPSLEKLREIGFTPVEVHFRDGVNTLLSATKPAA, encoded by the coding sequence ATGACTGAAGTGGTTGCGCCGGAGGCCGGTCCGGCAACGAGCCAGGTCGAGCGTCTCTTTTCCGGCTCCATCGGCGCGGAATATCACATGCTCGACTTGATCTGTCCGGCGGCGGCGGCGATGAGCAAGCGAGTTGGCGATTTCGTTGCGAGTCTTTCCTTCGATGCGGCAAACTGCCAGACGTCCTTGAGTGCTTTCGAGATCGGCTGCGGCACCGGTACGACGACACTGGGGTTGCTGGAATCTCGCCGCGGTCTCACGATCCTGGCCGCCGACAATGAACCGGCCATGTTGAGTCAGGCGCAAAGAAATTTATCCCGCTTCATCGATGAGGGACGCCTGCGCCTGGTCGAAACGGATGCGCTGACGGCGCTGCGGGAGCTTGCGGCGAACAGTCAGCATGTGGTGGCGTCGGCCTATGCCGTGCATAATTTTAAGGACAGCTACCGGGATCTCGTTCTGACCGAAATTTTCCGTGTCCTGCGGCCGGGCAGTATGTTTGTAAACGGCGACCGCTATGCACTCGATAACATTGCCGGACAGACGCGGCTCACCCAGGAGGAGGCGCACGGCTATTTCAAGGTTTTCTCGGCGATCAATCGTTTCGACCTCTTGGAGCAATGGGTTCTGCATCTGTTCAGCGACGAGTCGGCGGATCACATCATGCGGCTTAGCCCGTCACTGGAAAAATTGCGGGAAATTGGCTTCACTCCTGTCGAAGTGCATTTCCGCGATGGCGTCAACACGCTACTGTCTGCCACGAAACCGGCCGCCTAG